One window of the Ammospiza caudacuta isolate bAmmCau1 chromosome 9, bAmmCau1.pri, whole genome shotgun sequence genome contains the following:
- the CH25H gene encoding cholesterol 25-hydroxylase codes for MNCSLPHRVLLSSPMEGQQGRLCLQPLWDFVTAREPLIKSPFFPVLFSFTAYMAFCLPYVALDFFSIRLPDLRKYKIQPQTYPSLGMMVPCIIQSVYHHVVLIFPVTFLHWYWRPMDLPVIAPELPEVLLQVAVCLLLFDFEYFLWHLLHHKVPWLYKTFHKVHHKHVSTFALTTQYSSVWELLSLGFFAAVNPLLLGCHPLTEMLFFLVNIGLSVEDHSGYDLPWSTHRLVPFGLYGGAPHHDLHHLKFKSNYAPYFTHWDKLFGTFTESHSN; via the coding sequence ATGAACTGCAGCCTGCCACACCGagtgctgctcagctctccgatggagggacagcagggcaggttGTGCCTGCAGCCACTCTGGGACTTCGTCACCGCAAGGGAGCCGTTGATCAAGTCACCGTTTTTCCCAGTGCTGTTTTCTTTTACAGCATACATGGCTTTCTGTCTTCCCTATGTTGCACTGGACTTTTTCAGCATCAGACTGCCAGACTTGAGAAAATACAAAATCCAGCCACAGACCTATCCAAGTCTAGGAATGATGGTGCCTTGCATTATTCAAAGTGTGTATCACCATGTTGTTTTGATCTTCCCGGTGACATTTCTGCACTGGTACTGGAGACCCATGGATCTACCAGTGAtagctccagagctgcctgaagTCCTGCTGCAAGTAGCAGTTTGTCTGCTGCTATTTGATTTCGAGTACTTCCTGTGGCATTTGCTTCATCACAAGGTGCCTTGGCTCTACAAGACCTTCCACAAGGTGCATCACAAGCACGTGTCGACGTTCGCCCTTACCACTCAGTATTCCAGCGTGTGGGAGCTGCTCTCACTGGGATTTTTTGCTGCTGTAAACCCACTGCTCCTGGGATGCCATCCTTTGACAGAGATGCTGTTCTTCCTTGTAAACATTGGTTTGTCAGTGGAGGACCATTCTGGATATGACCTCCCATGGTCAACTCACCGACTTGTGCCTTTTGGATTGTATGGAGGAGCCCCACATCATGATCTCCACCATCTGAAATTCAAATCAAACTATGCTCCTTACTTCACACACTGGGACAAACTCTTTGGGACATTCACAGAGTCACATTCTAATTAA